From the genome of Flavobacterium luteolum, one region includes:
- a CDS encoding alpha/beta fold hydrolase has product MKTNLLYSAVIAISIFFFMGCENEKNIDESGNLVPKTVDEDPSIPSIFVDGTQLHSETFGNPNDPMLIFLHGGPGSDYRNGLNVQQLAKEGFYVIFYDQRGSGLSKRHDKKSYSIQLVLDDLTEVIKYYKTSLNQKVFLFGHSWGAMLASAYVNQYPSSINGVILAEPGGLNKKLLDEYGEISRKINIFSEVTSNLLYVDQFITGKENQHAILDYKYGISSSFTYAKGNDEDIPGPSPFWRIGTTVLESFIDISENEGFDFTTNLDQYQTKVLFLYGELNKSYGLAFAQKEAAYFPNYEIAEVKGTGHEMIYFKWENVEPLVLNYLNNLK; this is encoded by the coding sequence ATGAAAACCAATTTACTTTACTCAGCCGTAATCGCTATCTCGATTTTCTTTTTTATGGGATGCGAAAACGAAAAAAACATTGACGAATCTGGAAATTTAGTTCCTAAAACAGTCGATGAAGATCCATCAATTCCTTCGATTTTTGTAGACGGAACACAATTACATTCCGAAACTTTTGGAAATCCAAACGATCCAATGCTAATCTTTTTGCACGGTGGTCCCGGCTCCGATTACCGAAACGGATTAAATGTACAGCAATTAGCCAAGGAGGGTTTTTATGTCATTTTTTACGATCAACGAGGTTCGGGATTATCAAAAAGACATGATAAAAAAAGTTATTCGATTCAATTAGTTTTGGATGATTTAACCGAAGTCATCAAATATTATAAAACTTCTCTCAATCAAAAAGTTTTTCTCTTTGGTCATTCTTGGGGCGCGATGCTCGCGTCTGCTTATGTCAACCAATATCCAAGTTCTATAAACGGAGTAATTCTAGCCGAACCAGGGGGACTCAATAAAAAATTGCTCGATGAATATGGAGAAATAAGCCGCAAAATCAATATTTTTTCTGAGGTTACGAGCAATCTTTTATATGTAGACCAGTTTATAACGGGAAAAGAAAATCAGCATGCCATTTTAGATTATAAATACGGAATTTCTTCGAGTTTTACTTATGCGAAAGGAAATGATGAAGATATTCCAGGTCCGTCACCGTTTTGGAGAATTGGCACAACAGTTTTGGAAAGTTTTATTGATATTTCTGAAAATGAAGGATTCGATTTCACCACAAATTTGGACCAATATCAAACGAAAGTTTTGTTTTTATACGGCGAATTGAACAAATCTTACGGATTGGCTTTTGCCCAAAAAGAAGCCGCTTATTTTCCAAATTATGAAATTGCAGAAGTCAAAGGAACGGGACACGAAATGATTTATTTCAAATGGGAAAATGTCGAGCCTTTAGTATTGAATTATTTAAATAATCTAAAATAA